Proteins found in one Gopherus flavomarginatus isolate rGopFla2 chromosome 18, rGopFla2.mat.asm, whole genome shotgun sequence genomic segment:
- the LOC127037148 gene encoding uncharacterized protein LOC127037148: MESSEQGEVGEGVEEADSEATGVEGDTPESQEACSQELFSSQEEASQSQQLEVAGEEETEERARVTLTNAAGSLASHRLQNLRKNPRKSKEELIKAVMIHYNRESRKTQEWREKMYEWRQTESRRKELAIKKTSKQMIRLLARQTESFESLVAMQADLYRGNPHPSQSSFLFPSICTKHLSPAASFLLPPAAPNTCTITYQP; the protein is encoded by the exons atggagagttcagagcagggagaagtgggggagggtgtagaggaagccgacagcgaggctactggcgtggagggagacaccccggagtcccaggaggcatgcagccaggagctcttctcaagccaggaggaggctagccagtcgcagcagctggaagttgctggtgaggaagaaactgaggagcgtgctcggg tgaccttgactaatgcagccggatcactggCCTCAcatcggttgcagaacttgagaaaaaatcctcgaaaatcaaaagaagaattgatcaaagcagttatgattcactacaacagagaaagtaggaagacgcaggaatggagagagaaaatgtatgagtggaggcaaacagaaagcaggagaaaggaattggctatcaaaaaaacctcaaagcagatgataaggctcctggctcgccaaactgagtctttcgagtctctcgtagccatgcaggcagatctgtaccgtggtaacccacacccctcccaaagctctttcttgttccccagtatttgcacaaaacacctttctccagcagccagtttcttattacccccagctgcccccaacacctgtacgatcacctaccagccctga